From the Nitrospira sp. genome, one window contains:
- a CDS encoding UDP-N-acetylglucosamine 2-epimerase: protein GEQQLLRLLQAIAEGTRGLPVVFPVHPRTAKNLRDLDSKTPQLNYVDPLGYLEFNYLVKHAKGVITDSGGITEETTVLGIPCLTLRDNTERPETITIGTNELIGTDPSKLPPALARLMAGQWKKGAIPSKWDGKAAARIVETLERVLAR, encoded by the coding sequence TGGGGAGCAGCAGTTACTGCGACTCTTGCAAGCCATTGCCGAAGGCACGCGCGGCTTGCCGGTGGTGTTCCCGGTCCATCCCAGGACGGCCAAGAACCTGCGCGACCTCGACAGCAAGACCCCGCAACTCAACTACGTCGACCCGCTGGGCTACCTGGAATTCAACTATCTGGTGAAACACGCCAAAGGCGTGATTACCGATTCAGGCGGCATTACTGAGGAGACAACGGTGCTCGGCATCCCATGCCTAACTCTGCGCGACAACACCGAACGCCCGGAGACCATCACCATCGGAACAAACGAACTCATCGGGACCGATCCGAGCAAACTGCCTCCGGCCTTAGCGCGATTAATGGCAGGGCAGTGGAAGAAAGGCGCGATCCCATCGAAATGGGACGGCAAGGCGGCAGCGCGGATCGTGGAGACTCTTGAACGAGTACTGGCGAGATAG
- a CDS encoding glycosyltransferase family 2 protein: MLKIVIPMAGAGSRFTNAGHQRPKYLIEVSGKSLLEHSLSGLPLDLADEIYFVALRDHVVQYDLSTVISKALGDRKFELLTVPAVTRGQAETVLVCRRYIDTSDDLVIFNIDTYYKSHRQRDLLSGKIPRYDGFLGSAYALGVKWSFAETNETGFVTRTTEKVRISDNALTGFYHFTKGSDFVTVASEAIDRGITTGSEFYIAPMYNALIQSGRKFVLDPVDEFIPLGTPEDIETAKGWLK; this comes from the coding sequence ATGCTAAAGATCGTGATACCAATGGCTGGTGCCGGCTCACGATTTACAAACGCTGGCCATCAACGACCGAAATACCTAATTGAGGTATCCGGGAAGAGCCTTCTCGAGCATAGTCTTTCAGGCTTACCGCTAGATCTTGCAGATGAAATTTATTTTGTAGCCCTTCGTGACCATGTAGTCCAATACGATCTCTCCACCGTAATATCGAAAGCACTCGGAGATCGGAAATTTGAGCTGCTCACTGTCCCTGCAGTAACCAGAGGCCAGGCTGAGACTGTTCTAGTGTGTCGACGCTATATCGATACATCCGATGACTTAGTCATTTTCAACATAGATACATACTACAAATCACACAGACAGCGCGACCTGTTAAGTGGAAAGATACCTAGGTATGACGGCTTCCTTGGCTCTGCGTATGCTCTTGGAGTGAAGTGGAGCTTTGCAGAAACTAACGAGACTGGTTTCGTAACGCGAACGACCGAGAAAGTCCGAATTTCCGATAATGCGCTTACAGGATTTTATCACTTCACCAAAGGCAGCGACTTCGTCACAGTGGCGAGTGAGGCTATAGACCGAGGCATCACAACAGGTTCTGAGTTCTATATTGCGCCAATGTACAATGCCCTAATTCAATCTGGCAGGAAATTCGTGCTTGACCCTGTTGACGAATTCATTCCACTAGGAACGCCGGAGGATATAGAAACTGCAAAGGGCTGGCTAAAATGA
- a CDS encoding sugar phosphate nucleotidyltransferase, which yields MNGVILTAGRVDSSLVPLFGEIPTGLVPINGKPILFFIIEHFLENHITDIFIGVGLQADYLERITRTYFSRKASLHFVKADANKGPGDTLLTVFKEIGKGAAVVNLADSYVKFTATDFCDVDTVLVSQDIESSERWCTAEIDPETRTISRFYDKEPHQAPKNVLVGIYYFSDVSSFEGLRPQTKRTQISDLLTFRTQSARVTAQETSTWLDFGHIDKYQSAKKEMLAARFFNSLEFDNLLGTVTKRSQDIAKFVEEIRWQLELPPKLKILFPRIVNYEIYSKHPFITMEYYSYQSVAEIWLFSSLEVRSLISLLNRLLRILKLFREVPAFVKPEAYVGMYQRKTDERIRLLISTNPTFAQILEEDEVTINGRTYKNWRKIRSEVMSHLSSLYSEEYNCLIHGDFCFSNILYDVNGGIIRLLDPRGSWGNGPGGDIRYDLAKLRHSVCGLYDFIVNDLFVVQNDGSSITYEIFSQPHHKTVGNEFDQAIAAQDYSLRQIKLIEGVLFLSMLPLHADSQSRQLVMYCRGIELLNESLDIDI from the coding sequence ATGAACGGCGTAATTCTGACTGCAGGCAGAGTCGACTCGAGCTTGGTCCCACTGTTCGGCGAAATACCGACTGGACTTGTGCCAATAAACGGGAAACCTATACTCTTTTTCATAATCGAGCACTTTCTCGAAAATCACATCACCGATATATTTATTGGTGTCGGCCTACAGGCCGATTATCTTGAGCGCATCACGAGAACATACTTCAGTCGGAAAGCGAGCCTGCATTTTGTGAAGGCCGACGCAAATAAGGGACCAGGAGATACCCTTCTCACTGTCTTCAAAGAAATTGGTAAAGGGGCAGCTGTCGTTAACTTAGCTGACTCTTACGTAAAATTCACCGCAACAGACTTCTGTGACGTCGACACCGTCTTGGTGTCACAGGACATCGAAAGTTCAGAGCGATGGTGCACTGCCGAGATAGATCCAGAAACAAGAACGATCAGTAGATTTTACGATAAAGAACCTCATCAAGCCCCCAAGAATGTCCTCGTCGGAATTTACTACTTTTCTGACGTCAGCAGCTTTGAGGGACTGCGACCACAGACAAAGCGCACGCAGATTTCTGACCTTCTCACCTTCAGAACTCAATCAGCCAGGGTTACTGCACAAGAAACCAGCACTTGGCTTGATTTTGGGCACATAGATAAATACCAGTCTGCAAAGAAAGAAATGCTTGCTGCTCGCTTCTTTAATTCACTGGAATTTGACAATTTGCTCGGGACGGTCACTAAGCGAAGTCAGGACATAGCAAAGTTTGTTGAGGAAATTCGCTGGCAGCTTGAACTCCCACCCAAGCTTAAAATTCTGTTCCCCCGCATAGTAAATTATGAGATTTACTCCAAACATCCATTCATCACCATGGAGTACTATAGCTACCAGTCAGTAGCTGAGATTTGGTTGTTCTCCTCTCTTGAAGTAAGAAGTCTCATTTCACTGCTCAACCGGCTCTTGCGCATCCTGAAATTATTTCGAGAAGTCCCAGCATTCGTTAAGCCAGAAGCGTACGTTGGAATGTACCAGAGAAAAACAGACGAACGCATTCGCCTTTTAATCTCTACTAACCCAACATTTGCACAAATCCTTGAAGAGGATGAAGTCACCATCAACGGCAGAACTTACAAGAATTGGCGAAAGATTCGGAGCGAGGTAATGTCCCATCTTAGCAGCCTGTACTCGGAAGAATATAATTGCCTAATCCACGGTGACTTCTGCTTTTCGAACATTCTGTATGACGTGAACGGGGGTATTATCAGACTGCTGGACCCGCGCGGAAGCTGGGGGAACGGGCCTGGTGGAGATATCCGTTATGACCTAGCGAAACTCAGACACTCTGTCTGTGGGCTCTATGACTTCATCGTAAATGACCTTTTTGTTGTTCAGAACGATGGATCATCTATTACGTACGAGATTTTCAGCCAACCGCACCACAAAACCGTCGGAAATGAATTTGACCAGGCGATTGCAGCGCAAGATTATAGCTTGAGGCAAATCAAACTGATTGAGGGCGTCCTTTTCTTGAGTATGCTTCCTCTGCATGCCGACAGCCAAAGCAGACAGCTAGTGATGTATTGCCGAGGCATTGAGTTGCTGAACGAGAGTTTGGACATTGATATCTAA
- a CDS encoding glycosyltransferase: MAEYARAWVALLLRRQWEVGICATNELTATLPQEVHRFLINGTRTTGARLYRALSIASLLNLPPASSLVRKISAHISAFNPAAVHFVDRSAFTAYLLDALSTKFHGISFIHTLHDPQWHEERISKIGGWLKHRDYLWSASLDQRPNVFMHVHDRRLLRETIFQRIENVLEMPHPLPSRVASRMRREIATTDVTYPIRLGFLGRIEPYKGLDVFCDAVTQSLYSGRIKPTQIEIVIAGRGHIDEIRWNKLGCVVEFHNDFILDEQFHQLMADLDVLVLPYISATQSGVGMMGAAYGIPIVASRVGALDQLVADGTTGILVTPGDAEDLGYALAKLIESPHNLQRLWQHTRARVFATLQER, translated from the coding sequence ATGGCAGAGTATGCGAGAGCGTGGGTGGCCCTATTACTACGCCGCCAATGGGAGGTAGGTATCTGCGCAACCAACGAACTTACAGCGACACTTCCTCAAGAGGTGCATCGCTTTCTGATAAATGGCACAAGGACTACCGGAGCGCGCTTATATCGCGCCTTAAGCATTGCCAGCCTGCTCAACTTACCACCCGCGAGTAGCCTGGTGAGAAAGATATCTGCCCACATCAGCGCATTTAACCCCGCAGCAGTTCACTTCGTAGACCGATCAGCATTCACAGCATATTTGCTTGATGCACTCTCAACCAAATTCCACGGTATCTCATTCATACATACGCTACATGACCCACAGTGGCATGAAGAGCGCATTTCCAAAATCGGGGGGTGGCTAAAACATCGCGATTATCTATGGTCTGCAAGCTTAGACCAACGTCCCAATGTCTTCATGCACGTGCATGACAGACGGTTACTCCGTGAAACGATTTTTCAGCGGATCGAGAATGTCCTTGAGATGCCTCATCCATTGCCGTCTAGGGTAGCAAGCCGCATGCGCCGCGAGATCGCTACAACTGATGTGACTTATCCTATTCGTCTGGGATTTCTGGGACGTATAGAGCCTTACAAAGGTCTGGATGTATTCTGCGACGCAGTTACTCAAAGCCTCTATTCCGGCCGTATCAAGCCTACCCAGATTGAGATCGTTATTGCCGGTCGAGGGCATATTGATGAAATAAGATGGAACAAGTTGGGGTGCGTTGTCGAATTCCACAATGACTTCATACTGGACGAGCAGTTCCATCAACTTATGGCCGATCTTGACGTCCTAGTTCTTCCTTATATATCGGCTACGCAGTCCGGTGTCGGAATGATGGGCGCTGCCTATGGTATCCCGATTGTGGCATCAAGGGTTGGAGCACTCGATCAGCTGGTGGCTGACGGCACTACAGGGATTCTTGTTACTCCGGGCGATGCAGAGGATCTCGGATACGCCTTGGCAAAACTCATAGAATCGCCTCACAACCTCCAGAGGTTGTGGCAACACACTCGAGCAAGAGTGTTTGCAACCCTCCAAGAAAGATAA
- a CDS encoding serine acetyltransferase has product MLSAVTFHRAASYFSRRHVPLLPQLIDYMIRFIFACWLPHTSTLGQRVVIGYGGLGGVIHGDAVIGNDVHIDQCVSIGGNVTELGVPTIGNGVYIGAGAKILGPVVIGSHTVIGANAVVITDLPSNSVAVGVPARVIRHDIDPTSFLYHLSSSSKQTT; this is encoded by the coding sequence ATGTTAAGCGCCGTGACCTTCCACCGAGCCGCCTCATATTTTTCTCGGCGGCACGTGCCTTTGTTGCCACAATTAATAGACTACATGATTCGATTTATATTCGCGTGCTGGCTACCTCATACCTCCACATTGGGTCAACGCGTCGTGATCGGCTATGGCGGGTTAGGCGGTGTAATTCACGGAGATGCGGTCATTGGTAATGATGTTCATATTGACCAATGTGTCTCAATAGGCGGTAATGTTACTGAGCTTGGTGTGCCAACCATCGGCAATGGCGTGTATATCGGTGCAGGAGCCAAAATTCTCGGTCCAGTTGTCATTGGAAGCCATACAGTTATTGGAGCAAATGCCGTTGTGATTACAGACCTTCCTTCGAACTCCGTCGCAGTGGGAGTTCCCGCCCGAGTAATCCGTCACGACATCGACCCCACATCTTTCCTGTATCACCTTTCATCATCGAGCAAACAGACAACATGA
- a CDS encoding glycosyltransferase: MIGKTLCETRGRRDRPSIVLAGPRQDRSGMGGVVVLFEDLCREMPNVATIDTNAKNYSHQVAMTLRFVLSCIKAALRGKTVALHGTARDFQYLGLILLAFSLLFGLRYHTRKFAGDFDKFYEALPKFWRWTTRHYLRRSDVNFFETQHLTQYFSEFNPRTEWFPNYRPDSSYLTPNTFTGRFVYLGQVRKEKGIEEVLSLDGHLPEGWTIDVYGPLMGYSQNSFPGVQIHYKGTVEPSCVPRILSQYNGLLLFSTREGYPGVLIEAFSVGLPVIVTNLPTIREMVAPSCGELLEFPDREAVLKAMQKVEVQYSDKRTAAKYHFSTFRKDVVLSRYFSRIGLDVQGAEE, translated from the coding sequence ATGATTGGTAAGACACTTTGCGAAACTCGTGGTCGCCGTGACCGCCCATCCATTGTGCTAGCAGGGCCAAGACAGGATAGATCGGGGATGGGGGGAGTGGTCGTTCTGTTTGAAGACCTGTGCCGAGAGATGCCGAACGTAGCAACCATAGACACGAATGCTAAGAACTACTCCCACCAAGTGGCAATGACACTGCGCTTCGTACTGAGTTGCATAAAAGCTGCATTGAGGGGGAAAACTGTCGCCCTTCATGGGACAGCCAGAGATTTTCAGTATCTTGGGTTAATTCTTCTGGCATTCAGTCTACTTTTTGGACTGCGGTATCATACAAGAAAGTTTGCTGGAGATTTCGACAAGTTTTATGAAGCCTTGCCAAAATTCTGGCGTTGGACGACTCGCCACTACCTTCGAAGAAGTGATGTCAACTTCTTTGAGACTCAGCACCTTACACAATATTTCTCGGAGTTCAACCCACGAACAGAGTGGTTTCCAAACTATCGCCCAGATTCCTCTTATCTCACACCAAACACTTTTACAGGGCGCTTCGTTTACCTCGGCCAGGTCAGAAAAGAAAAGGGGATTGAGGAAGTGCTTTCCCTAGACGGGCATTTGCCGGAAGGCTGGACAATCGATGTATATGGCCCTCTAATGGGTTACTCACAAAACTCTTTTCCTGGCGTCCAGATTCATTACAAGGGAACGGTTGAACCATCTTGCGTACCCCGTATCTTGTCTCAATACAACGGCCTACTGCTGTTCTCAACCAGAGAAGGGTATCCAGGAGTCTTGATCGAAGCTTTCAGTGTCGGATTACCAGTGATTGTGACCAACCTACCAACAATTCGAGAAATGGTCGCCCCTTCATGCGGTGAGCTACTAGAGTTTCCTGATAGAGAGGCCGTTCTTAAGGCAATGCAGAAAGTAGAAGTCCAATATTCAGATAAAAGAACGGCCGCAAAGTATCACTTTTCCACTTTCAGAAAGGACGTTGTACTCTCTCGTTATTTTTCCAGGATCGGTTTAGATGTCCAAGGAGCGGAGGAATAG
- a CDS encoding alginate lyase family protein: MHLRPNQALAQIFRRILAFSTQPSAIRGFRISPGAGISQWFPHARLESRNHSFQFLNQERAFLNGAIDWASKGMSKLWRYNLHYFDYLQHPQRSFTNKSHMISDWIEHNPQGTVDAWEPYTASLRIVNWVKFFLSLSAASLKNNTGDAGGTNGELHAGLKPEWLKSLYLQALWLEQNIEYHILANHYLKNGVALFFAGAYFQGVDADRWFKKGMEILREELDEQFLADGGHYERSPMYHSICVTDYLDVLNLARHSQGVLSPEDQATFAQKITRSLNFLNDVCLPDNEIPLFNDSAFGIAPTPKHIFDYAEKVIGYEPPVKPSSLATHSHAASGYFVCRNGDDAIIIDCGSIGPDYQPGHAHCDTLSFELAIDGRRVIVDSGVHDYEPSQERAYARSTKAHNTVAVDGEEQSEIWGVFRVARRARPLEARIEQRPDGSVWFTGAHNGYSRLQGRPIHKRTITYDGEETWIIEDRLEGNGAHRMESYLHIHPDYHVVKNGTSFRITEANGKSIAMIEAVEATEVRMERGSYFPEFGRQYENDVMVFICSGTIPLTLSYRIRKRPTQSC, from the coding sequence ATGCATCTGCGGCCAAACCAAGCTCTCGCACAGATCTTCAGGCGTATTTTGGCGTTTTCCACTCAGCCTTCTGCTATACGAGGATTCAGAATTAGCCCTGGAGCAGGAATCAGCCAATGGTTTCCACATGCTCGCCTAGAAAGTAGAAATCACTCTTTTCAGTTCCTAAATCAAGAAAGAGCGTTTCTCAATGGTGCCATTGATTGGGCCAGCAAGGGTATGTCAAAGCTTTGGCGATATAACCTGCACTATTTTGACTACCTCCAGCACCCTCAGCGCTCATTCACAAATAAGTCTCACATGATCTCTGACTGGATCGAGCACAATCCTCAAGGAACAGTAGATGCCTGGGAGCCCTACACCGCCTCTCTCAGGATCGTGAATTGGGTGAAATTCTTTCTCTCGCTGTCGGCGGCTTCACTGAAGAACAACACAGGAGACGCGGGAGGCACAAATGGGGAGCTTCATGCAGGGCTGAAACCCGAATGGCTCAAGAGTCTTTACTTGCAAGCGCTGTGGCTCGAACAGAATATCGAGTATCACATTCTGGCCAATCACTATCTCAAGAATGGCGTGGCGCTATTCTTTGCCGGGGCGTATTTCCAGGGAGTGGATGCGGACAGGTGGTTCAAAAAAGGTATGGAGATCCTGCGAGAGGAATTGGACGAGCAGTTCCTCGCAGACGGAGGCCACTATGAGCGAAGCCCCATGTACCACTCGATTTGCGTGACGGATTATCTCGACGTGTTGAATCTCGCCCGGCACTCACAGGGGGTGCTGTCCCCGGAGGATCAGGCCACATTCGCGCAGAAGATCACGAGAAGCCTTAATTTTCTTAACGACGTGTGTTTGCCCGACAATGAGATTCCTCTTTTCAACGATTCCGCTTTCGGAATCGCCCCCACTCCCAAGCACATCTTCGACTACGCAGAGAAGGTGATCGGGTATGAGCCCCCCGTGAAACCATCGAGCCTGGCGACTCACAGCCACGCAGCAAGCGGCTACTTTGTCTGCCGCAACGGTGATGATGCCATCATTATCGACTGCGGATCCATTGGCCCAGATTATCAACCGGGGCACGCGCACTGCGATACCCTCAGCTTTGAATTGGCGATTGACGGACGGCGAGTCATCGTCGACAGCGGTGTGCACGACTACGAACCGAGCCAGGAACGCGCCTATGCGCGAAGCACCAAAGCCCACAATACGGTAGCAGTGGATGGAGAAGAGCAATCGGAAATCTGGGGAGTCTTTCGCGTGGCACGGAGGGCCAGACCGCTTGAAGCCCGGATCGAGCAGCGGCCTGATGGATCAGTTTGGTTCACCGGCGCCCATAATGGATACTCAAGGCTCCAGGGGAGGCCGATCCACAAGCGGACCATTACGTATGATGGTGAAGAAACCTGGATTATTGAAGACCGGCTTGAAGGAAACGGAGCTCACCGGATGGAAAGCTACTTGCATATCCACCCGGACTACCATGTCGTGAAGAACGGAACCTCCTTTCGCATCACTGAAGCAAACGGGAAGAGCATCGCGATGATCGAGGCTGTTGAGGCTACCGAGGTGCGGATGGAAAGGGGATCGTATTTCCCGGAATTCGGCCGGCAATATGAAAACGATGTGATGGTCTTCATCTGCTCCGGGACCATTCCTCTGACTCTGAGCTATCGAATCAGAAAACGACCGACTCAGAGTTGCTAA
- a CDS encoding glycosyltransferase family 4 protein produces MRILFLSHYFPPEVNAPASRTYEHCKQWIKDGHEVTVVTCAPNHPRGTVYEGYRNKFFQRENRDGIQVVRVWTYVTANEGFLKRTLNYLSYMAAAIFVAPFLSQCDVVLSTSPQFFNGLAGYLVSRMKRAPWILEIRDLWPESIVAVGAITNRPIIRILEGLELFAYRKADHLVVVTDAFKTHMLTRGIPEQKVTVVKNGVDFSLYKKPLADSSELSRQLKLEGKFVASYVGTHGMAHHLETVLEAARILAEWKDIVFLLVGDGAERSRLLAMRDEMKLQNVVMLDQQPKDRMPDLWSLSSVSLVLLKRSDLFKTVIPSKIFESMAMEKPIILGVEGESAELVMSSGGGVCIEPENGKDLADQVLKLSQDPTRCRALGTSGRHYVLAHFDRQVLARKLTDVMQQVVSATGKVPSQQPNA; encoded by the coding sequence ATGCGTATTCTCTTTCTCTCCCATTACTTTCCCCCTGAAGTGAACGCGCCGGCCTCCCGCACCTACGAACACTGCAAACAGTGGATCAAAGACGGGCACGAAGTCACGGTCGTGACCTGCGCGCCGAACCATCCGCGCGGAACGGTCTATGAAGGCTATCGTAACAAATTCTTCCAGCGGGAAAACCGTGACGGCATTCAGGTCGTGCGGGTCTGGACCTACGTCACCGCCAATGAAGGATTTCTAAAGCGGACGCTGAATTATCTTTCGTATATGGCAGCCGCGATATTCGTGGCGCCGTTTCTCTCACAGTGTGACGTCGTGCTCTCCACATCTCCCCAGTTTTTTAACGGACTGGCCGGCTATCTCGTCAGCCGCATGAAGCGAGCCCCCTGGATCCTGGAGATTCGCGACCTTTGGCCTGAATCGATCGTCGCCGTAGGCGCCATCACCAATCGCCCGATCATCCGCATCCTTGAGGGCCTTGAACTCTTTGCCTATCGCAAAGCGGATCACCTGGTCGTCGTCACCGACGCCTTTAAGACCCACATGCTGACCAGAGGAATCCCGGAGCAGAAGGTGACGGTAGTCAAGAATGGCGTGGACTTTTCCCTCTACAAAAAGCCGTTGGCAGATTCCTCAGAACTGTCCCGGCAATTGAAGCTTGAGGGAAAGTTCGTCGCCTCATACGTCGGCACTCATGGCATGGCGCATCATCTGGAAACGGTCTTGGAGGCCGCCCGGATATTGGCCGAATGGAAGGACATCGTATTTCTGCTCGTCGGAGACGGCGCCGAACGAAGCCGCCTTCTTGCCATGCGGGATGAGATGAAGCTTCAGAATGTGGTCATGCTCGATCAGCAGCCGAAAGACCGCATGCCGGACTTGTGGTCTCTGTCGAGTGTGAGCCTTGTCCTCCTCAAGAGATCGGACCTCTTCAAAACGGTCATTCCCTCCAAGATCTTCGAAAGCATGGCGATGGAGAAGCCCATCATCCTGGGAGTGGAAGGGGAGAGCGCCGAACTCGTGATGTCGTCAGGCGGGGGAGTCTGTATCGAGCCGGAGAATGGGAAAGACCTCGCGGACCAGGTATTGAAATTGTCTCAAGATCCCACTCGATGTCGCGCCCTCGGCACGAGCGGCAGGCACTATGTGCTGGCGCACTTCGATCGCCAGGTCCTGGCAAGGAAGCTGACCGATGTCATGCAGCAAGTCGTGAGTGCAACCGGGAAGGTGCCCAGTCAGCAGCCGAACGCCTGA
- a CDS encoding glycosyltransferase family 4 protein, with the protein MASCVGTHGMAHHLETVLEAARELAEWKHIVFLLVGDGAERNRLLAMRDEMKLQNVVMLDQQPKERMPDLWSLSSVSLVLLKRSDLFKTVIPSKIFESMAMEKPIILGVEGESAELVMSSGGGVCIEPENGKDLADQVLKLSQDPARCRALGTSGRHYVLAHFDRQVLARKLTDVMQQVVSATGAERKRTLEV; encoded by the coding sequence GTGGCCTCCTGCGTCGGCACCCATGGCATGGCGCACCATCTGGAAACGGTACTGGAAGCGGCTCGGGAACTGGCCGAATGGAAGCACATCGTATTTCTGCTCGTTGGAGACGGCGCCGAACGAAACCGCCTTCTTGCCATGCGGGATGAGATGAAGCTTCAGAATGTGGTCATGCTTGATCAGCAGCCGAAAGAGCGCATGCCGGACTTGTGGTCTCTGTCGAGTGTGAGCCTTGTCCTCCTCAAGAGATCGGACCTCTTCAAAACTGTCATTCCCTCCAAGATCTTCGAGAGCATGGCGATGGAGAAGCCCATTATCCTGGGAGTGGAAGGGGAGAGCGCCGAACTCGTGATGTCGTCAGGCGGGGGAGTCTGTATCGAGCCGGAGAATGGGAAAGACCTCGCGGACCAGGTATTGAAACTGTCTCAAGATCCCGCGCGATGTCGCGCACTCGGCACGAGCGGCAGACACTATGTGCTGGCGCATTTCGACCGCCAGGTCCTGGCGAGGAAGCTGACCGATGTCATGCAGCAAGTCGTGAGCGCAACCGGGGCTGAGCGGAAAAGGACGTTGGAGGTTTGA
- a CDS encoding DUF4160 domain-containing protein translates to MPTILQILGWRLFFYANEGNEPPHVHVRKAEKECKYWLDRDGYDLEEAFSYQMTARDTREVRKIVFEHFDYILQQWDEFERRKKNG, encoded by the coding sequence ATGCCGACAATTCTCCAGATTCTCGGTTGGCGCTTATTTTTCTACGCAAACGAAGGAAATGAGCCTCCGCATGTGCATGTGCGCAAAGCCGAGAAGGAATGCAAGTATTGGCTGGATCGGGATGGGTATGACCTTGAAGAGGCGTTTTCTTATCAGATGACTGCACGAGACACGCGTGAGGTGAGAAAGATTGTGTTTGAACATTTCGACTACATTCTCCAACAGTGGGATGAGTTTGAGCGGAGGAAGAAGAATGGGTAA
- a CDS encoding DUF2442 domain-containing protein gives MGNYHNVTEVVVEEGRLRLEVDGRRLSFPLTELSDRLAASTPEQQHVFEVSPSGYGIRWPLIDEDLSVDGLLGIRHEPSKKACA, from the coding sequence ATGGGTAACTATCACAATGTGACAGAGGTTGTCGTCGAAGAGGGTCGATTGCGCCTTGAAGTGGACGGGAGACGGCTTTCCTTTCCACTCACGGAGTTGTCGGATCGGCTCGCGGCATCGACACCGGAACAGCAGCACGTATTTGAGGTGAGTCCATCGGGATACGGCATTCGTTGGCCGCTCATCGACGAGGATCTATCAGTTGACGGGTTGCTGGGTATTCGACACGAACCGAGCAAGAAAGCCTGTGCCTAA
- a CDS encoding type II toxin-antitoxin system VapC family toxin: MSLFLLDTNMASFAMKRHYPQVRTHLARAAKKHGIGISAVTQGELIYGLHRKDAPNELVELIRGFLIRVEVLPWDAHVADTYGQVRAWCAKKGIVFSALDLMIAAHAIHLRATLVTNDQTFHRLAFPMLNHTPFELRIQDWTNADIL; encoded by the coding sequence GTGAGTCTGTTCCTGCTTGATACGAACATGGCGAGTTTTGCGATGAAGCGGCACTATCCGCAGGTCCGGACTCACCTTGCGAGAGCGGCCAAGAAACATGGCATCGGTATTTCTGCCGTGACGCAGGGAGAATTAATCTACGGGTTGCATCGAAAGGATGCGCCCAACGAGCTGGTTGAGCTGATCCGAGGCTTTCTCATCCGCGTGGAGGTGTTACCGTGGGATGCGCACGTGGCCGACACCTACGGGCAGGTGCGGGCCTGGTGCGCCAAGAAAGGGATTGTCTTCTCGGCCTTGGATCTGATGATTGCCGCTCATGCCATCCATCTCCGCGCCACGTTGGTCACGAACGATCAGACATTCCATCGGCTCGCGTTCCCCATGCTAAACCACACGCCATTTGAGTTGCGCATTCAAGATTGGACCAACGCGGACATCCTCTGA
- a CDS encoding nucleotidyltransferase family protein: MSMQPATKQDVLAILRDNRVRLRSFGVRRLGLFGSFVRGEQREDSDIDFLVEFEPGQKTFDHFMNLAVLLEDLLHRRVELVTTDALGPYIGPHIMGEVEYAALAA, from the coding sequence ATGAGTATGCAACCCGCAACTAAACAAGACGTACTGGCCATCCTTCGCGATAACCGCGTTCGACTCAGGTCCTTTGGTGTGCGACGACTGGGACTCTTCGGTTCGTTCGTGAGGGGAGAACAACGCGAGGACAGCGACATCGATTTTCTCGTCGAATTCGAACCCGGCCAAAAGACATTCGATCATTTCATGAACCTCGCTGTCTTGCTGGAGGACCTCTTGCACAGACGGGTTGAGCTCGTGACAACAGACGCGCTCGGTCCCTACATTGGTCCGCATATTATGGGTGAAGTGGAATATGCCGCTCTCGCCGCTTGA